One genomic region from Anopheles bellator chromosome 2, idAnoBellAS_SP24_06.2, whole genome shotgun sequence encodes:
- the LOC131208238 gene encoding UDP-glucosyltransferase 2-like translates to MWCGERATLIPVLAFLAVGMPILVEGARILAIFPSPARSHQIVYRAYMRGLIDRGHQLTVMTTDPFMTDHPNVTIINWSFAYKIVNDNIDVVDMKQRNMNFFQIAQELRKVTRLFLEAQLSHPDVQALIHSRDAYFDAVIVEYYQFTPLYAFAELFNAPLIGITSIDAMGMVHEVLGNVMNVVAHPEMNHKFTKNLNFLQRVEAVISNLVINYYIMPADFRNYDRVIEQNFGSNMTRSWGLMNRIDFLMVNAEPALGYLRPTLPNTVQLGFLHIEPVKSLPMELQSYLDESEHGVVYFSLGTLIRSDSLNQRNLNLFLEVFKSLKYDVLWKHDGEMDLNGTTNIRMVRWVPQQDVLAHPKVKAFVMQGGQQSMEEAIDRHVPLVVIPFNFDQFGNADKVLDLGIGRSVWMEHLTVEKLRECIIEVTGNKRYKRNIARLGRLVRDQPMRPVEKAVWWTEYVIRHNGAGHYRYQPAQMSFIQYHYYDVAAAGLVLLLVILAVLVYLLRSVGHSMARHLVSYATASGFSTRVETKKSL, encoded by the exons ATGTGGTGTGGTGAACGGGCAACGTTAATCCCGGTGCTGGCATTCTTGGCCGTGGGGATGCCAATCCTAGTCGAGGGGGCTAGAATTTTGGCCATCTTTCCTTCGCCGGCCAGGAGTCACCAGATAGTGTACCGGGCATACATGAGAGGCCTGATCGATCGTGGACACCAGCTGACGGTTATGACGACGGATCCATTCATGACCGACCACCCGAACGTGACGATCATCAACTGGAGCTTTGCGTACAAAATTGTGAATGACAATATAGATGTGGTTGATATGAAGCAACGGAACATGAACTTTTTCCAAATTGCACAAGAGTTACGGAAGGTGACACGGTTATTTTTGGAGGCACAATTGTCCCACCCGGACGTGCAGGCCCTCATCCATAGTCGAGATGCATATTTCGACGCAGTGATTGTTGAGTACTACCAGTTTACACCTCTGTACGCGTTTGCCGAACTGTTTAACGCGCCCCTGATCGGCATCACGTCGATCGATGCAATGGGAATGGTTCACGAGGTGTTGGGCAACGTGATGAACGTTGTGGCGCATCCAGAGATGAATCACAAATTTACGAAGAATCTCAACTTTCTGCAACGTGTGGAAGCGGTCATATCCAACCTGGTGATCAACTACTATATCATGCCGGCCGACTTCCGCAACTATGATCGGGTAATCGAACAGAATTTCGGAAGCAATATGACACGCTCCTGGGGACTGATGAATCGCATTGACTTCCTGATGGTGAACGCCGAGCCTGCGTTGGGTTATTTACGCCCAACCTTGCCAAACACTGTGCAGCTTGGCTTTCTACACATCGAACCCGTAAAATCACTGCCAATGGAATTACAGTCATACCTAGACGAGTCGGAACATGGTGTGGTGTACTTCAGTCTCGGAACATTGATCCGCAGCGATTCGTTAAACCAACGCAACTTGAATCTTTTCTTAGAAGTGTTCAAATCATTGAAATACGACGTACTGTGGAAGCATGATGGCGAAATGGACCTTAATGGCACCACAAACATCCGAATGGTGCGATGGGTTCCTCAGCAAGACGTACTCG CTCACCCGAAAGTGAAAGCATTCGTCATGCAGGGTGGACAGCAGTCGATGGAAGAAGCTATCGACCGGCACGTGCCGCTCGTGGTGATACCGTTCAATTTCGACCAGTTTGGGAACGCGGACAAGGTGCTCGATCTGGGCATTGGGCGCTCCGTATGGATGGAGCACCTGACTGTCGAGAAGCTGCGCGAATGCATCATCGAAGTCACGGGCAACAAGCG CTATAAACGCAACATCGCCCGCCTCGGAAGGCTGGTCCGTGATCAACCGATGCGGCCGGTCGAGAAGGCGGTTTGGTGGACGGAGTACGTGATCCGACACAACGGTGCCGGCCACTATCGCTACCAGCCGGCACAGATGTCTTTCATACAGTATCATTACTACGACGTTGCTGCGGCCGGACTGGTGCTCCTGCTTGTGATACTAGCGGTCCTAGTATACCTCCTGCGGTCGGTTGGCCATAGCATGGCCAGACATCTAGTCTCctacgccaccgccagcggaTTCAGCACGCGGGTGGAAACGAAGAAGTCCCTCTGA